The following coding sequences lie in one Saccharopolyspora hordei genomic window:
- a CDS encoding NAD(P)H-dependent oxidoreductase: MPRLLIVHHTPSPNLQAMFEAVVAGATTDEIEGVEVVRRAALEATPSDALAADGYVLGTPANLGMMSGALKVFFDNAYYPCLDSTRGRPYGLYVHGGGDTAGAVRGVESITTGLGWKKATDHVISIGEPSKEDLQACWELGATVAAGLMD, from the coding sequence GTGCCTAGGTTGTTGATCGTCCACCACACGCCGTCGCCGAACCTGCAGGCCATGTTCGAGGCCGTCGTCGCCGGGGCGACGACCGACGAGATCGAGGGCGTCGAGGTCGTCCGCCGCGCCGCGCTGGAGGCGACGCCGTCGGACGCGCTGGCCGCGGACGGCTACGTCCTCGGCACGCCCGCGAACCTGGGGATGATGAGCGGCGCGCTCAAGGTGTTCTTCGACAACGCCTACTACCCCTGCCTGGACTCGACCCGCGGTCGCCCGTACGGGCTGTACGTCCACGGCGGCGGCGACACGGCGGGCGCGGTCCGGGGCGTGGAGTCGATCACCACCGGTCTGGGCTGGAAGAAGGCGACCGACCACGTCATCTCCATCGGCGAGCCCAGCAAGGAGGACCTCCAGGCCTGCTGGGAGCTGGGCGCGACCGTCGCGGCAGGACTCATGGACTGA
- a CDS encoding ribbon-helix-helix protein, CopG family → MAMTLRLTEEEDQRLAELAAAEGRSKQEVVRSALADRWARQQKEQQLDEVVQRVLPRYRGLLDRLGSA, encoded by the coding sequence ATGGCCATGACGTTGCGCCTCACCGAGGAAGAGGACCAGCGGCTCGCCGAGCTGGCGGCGGCCGAAGGGCGGTCCAAGCAGGAGGTCGTGCGCAGCGCGCTGGCTGACCGCTGGGCCCGGCAGCAGAAGGAGCAGCAGCTGGACGAGGTGGTCCAGCGGGTGCTGCCGCGCTACCGGGGCTTGCTCGACAGGCTCGGCAGCGCATGA
- a CDS encoding Fic family protein — protein sequence MTVYLDTSDLLLLATAVTDGDLRVRDGGLLDAAAYRPHAEVFGVPAYETLWMKSAALLDSIVRTRPLVEGNWRLGWVAAVAMCDLNGWWVEAADDDALDLVREVGRDHRELTEVAEHLESWAKPKG from the coding sequence GTGACCGTCTACCTCGACACGTCGGACCTGCTCCTGCTCGCCACGGCCGTGACCGACGGCGACCTGAGGGTCCGGGACGGCGGCCTGCTCGACGCGGCCGCGTACCGGCCGCACGCCGAGGTGTTCGGTGTGCCGGCCTACGAGACGCTGTGGATGAAGTCCGCCGCGCTGCTGGACTCGATCGTCCGCACCCGCCCGCTGGTGGAGGGCAACTGGCGCCTGGGGTGGGTGGCCGCGGTGGCGATGTGCGACCTCAACGGCTGGTGGGTGGAAGCCGCCGACGACGACGCGCTGGACCTCGTCCGCGAGGTCGGCCGCGACCACCGCGAGCTCACCGAGGTCGCCGAGCACCTGGAGTCCTGGGCCAAGCCCAAGGGCTGA